AGAGAGCGGAATTATGGGAAATATATCCCGGAAGAGAGGAAGCGGGATTCGATTCTTGCGGATAAAGAGCTGGATTGGGGAACAGAGACTATGGTTGTTTATGATGAGGGGATCAAAACTCCTCCAAATAAAGTGTTCATCAAAAAGGAATGGATGCTGTTTCAGCTTTTGGCTTCCATTTGCCTAGTGCTTGTAATGGCCATCATTTATCGCACATCCGCACCATGGACAAATGAGGCAAGGAGTGTCATCAGCGGTGTGTATGAACAGGAATTTCAATTTGCCAGTGTGGTGAATTGGTTCGACGAAACGATAGGACAGCCTTTTGCCTTTCTGCCCGAGAATTCTGGAAAAGATACGGGGAGCGATTTCTCTATGCCGGCAAGCGGAACCATCATGGAAAGCTTTGAACATAATGGTCAGGGCGTTATCGTGAAAACGGCTGCAGCAGCCTCTGTCGGAACAGTCAAAGAAGGTGTTGTGATTTATGCGGGAGAAAAAGAAGAATACGGGAAAACAGTCATTATCCAGCATGCTGACAAAAGCGAGTCTTGGTATGGGAATTTAGAATCCATTGACGTTAGCCTTTATGAGCAGGTAAAGAAGGGAGCAAAGCTTGGCAGGGTCCAAGCCTCAGAGGAAGAGGAGGGGAAGGGAGAGTTTTACTTTGCGCTGAAATCGGAAGGGAGATTCATTGATCCCGGTGAGGTGATTTCCTTTGAATAAGATTCTGCCTGTCTTCTCGAAAATCCGAGTTCATCCATTGACCTGGGCGGTTATGGCGCTCGGAGCTATGACGGCACAATTTGCGGAGTTATTGATGTTATTTTCCATTGTGCTTATACACGAGCTTGGACACGCTGTGGCGGCTCAAACATGCGGCTGGCGCATAAA
This DNA window, taken from Pradoshia eiseniae, encodes the following:
- a CDS encoding M23 family metallopeptidase, yielding MAYKSSSDVRRSIAKRRKNRERNYGKYIPEERKRDSILADKELDWGTETMVVYDEGIKTPPNKVFIKKEWMLFQLLASICLVLVMAIIYRTSAPWTNEARSVISGVYEQEFQFASVVNWFDETIGQPFAFLPENSGKDTGSDFSMPASGTIMESFEHNGQGVIVKTAAAASVGTVKEGVVIYAGEKEEYGKTVIIQHADKSESWYGNLESIDVSLYEQVKKGAKLGRVQASEEEEGKGEFYFALKSEGRFIDPGEVISFE